The following are encoded in a window of Paenibacillus polymyxa genomic DNA:
- a CDS encoding UbiX family flavin prenyltransferase, whose product MNNQVSGHQGKRIVIGITGASGSIYGVRLVETLLDLQYTVHLIVSNAGWRVLKEELGWNVTDREGALNEQFGGRPGSLVYHPFTDIGASIASGSYLVDAMIIMPCSMGTLSAVAHGSSDNLMARAADVMMKEGRPLILVPRETPLHAIHLENMLKLARLGVKMIPAMPAFYFHPKTLDDIVLFLVGKVLDSLRIEHQLFTRWGDSDADTGHQDNHNRKN is encoded by the coding sequence ATGAATAATCAGGTGAGCGGACATCAAGGCAAACGAATCGTTATTGGCATTACAGGCGCGAGCGGAAGCATTTATGGTGTGCGACTGGTAGAGACTCTGCTGGACTTGCAATACACAGTTCACCTGATCGTTTCCAATGCTGGCTGGCGGGTGTTGAAAGAGGAGTTGGGCTGGAATGTGACTGACCGGGAAGGGGCTTTGAATGAACAATTCGGAGGCCGTCCCGGTTCTCTTGTATACCATCCGTTCACAGATATTGGAGCTTCGATTGCGAGCGGCTCTTATTTGGTGGATGCGATGATTATCATGCCATGCTCGATGGGGACGTTGTCAGCAGTAGCACACGGTTCGTCCGATAATCTCATGGCGAGGGCAGCGGACGTGATGATGAAGGAAGGTCGTCCGCTGATCCTTGTGCCTCGTGAGACACCTCTACATGCCATTCATTTGGAAAACATGCTTAAGCTTGCGAGACTCGGCGTCAAAATGATTCCGGCTATGCCGGCTTTTTACTTTCATCCGAAGACGCTGGATGATATTGTGCTGTTCCTCGTAGGCAAAGTATTGGACAGCTTGCGTATAGAACATCAACTGTTTACGAGATGGGGGGATTCCGATGCCGACACCGGACACCAAGACAATCACAATCGGAAAAATTAA
- a CDS encoding UbiA-like polyprenyltransferase: MFKKIAIFLEMIKIEHTLFALPFAFMGAVLGSVVVTGNLPSWPQIGWILLAMVGARSAAFGFNRMIDRVIDGKNPRTAGRAIPAGLLKSSEVVIFIIVSLVLLFWASFKLSPLAFKLFPLAFFMLVFYSYTKRFTWLCHIVLGLTIGLAPLGAWVAVTGQIDLTAIVLYLTIAFWTAGFDVIYACQDIDFDQNEGVYSIPARFGVAGALNIARAFHVITAIGFIVLFFIADLSWWYLAGMIISYIILFYEHYIVSPKDLSRLQTAFFTMNGVLSTVVFAFTLIDLVVRQY; the protein is encoded by the coding sequence ATGTTTAAGAAAATTGCTATTTTTTTGGAAATGATTAAAATTGAACATACGTTATTTGCGCTCCCATTTGCATTCATGGGGGCTGTATTGGGGTCTGTTGTCGTGACAGGCAACCTTCCCTCCTGGCCGCAGATCGGCTGGATCCTGCTAGCTATGGTAGGCGCACGTAGCGCGGCTTTTGGCTTCAATCGTATGATTGACCGGGTGATTGACGGGAAAAATCCGCGCACAGCAGGACGCGCTATCCCGGCGGGATTGCTCAAATCGAGCGAAGTGGTGATTTTCATTATCGTCAGTTTGGTGTTGTTATTCTGGGCATCATTCAAGTTAAGTCCGCTGGCGTTCAAGCTGTTTCCGCTGGCCTTTTTTATGCTCGTTTTTTATTCTTACACCAAGCGTTTCACTTGGCTTTGCCATATTGTACTTGGTCTGACCATTGGTTTGGCGCCACTAGGCGCGTGGGTTGCAGTAACGGGACAGATAGATCTGACCGCTATCGTACTATATCTCACGATTGCATTTTGGACGGCGGGATTTGATGTAATTTATGCTTGTCAGGATATAGATTTTGACCAAAACGAAGGAGTTTATTCTATTCCTGCCCGTTTTGGTGTAGCAGGTGCGCTGAACATCGCTCGGGCATTCCACGTCATTACGGCGATCGGATTTATTGTATTGTTCTTTATTGCAGATTTAAGCTGGTGGTATCTGGCGGGCATGATTATTTCGTACATTATTTTATTTTATGAACACTATATCGTATCTCCAAAAGATTTGAGTCGATTGCAGACGGCATTCTTTACTATGAACGGTGTACTTAGCACTGTCGTATTTGCCTTTACACTGATTGATTTGGTGGTGCGTCAATACTAA
- a CDS encoding demethylmenaquinone methyltransferase, with protein sequence MGSSDTKPKEQFVHGVFESIAGKYDLMNDILSFRRHKAWRKFTMKKMNMHRGDTAIDLCCGTCDWTLAMARASESGHIVGLDFSQNMLNVGERKITSESREKQIKLVQGNAMELPFEDNSFDYATIGFGLRNVPDLRQVLQEMQRVVKPGGQVVCLELSKPTWQPFKGIYYTYFQHILPMLGKLFAKRYEQYKWLPDSLALFPGRDELAGIFREVGLKDVQAHSLTGGIAALHIGIKESQHV encoded by the coding sequence ATGGGATCAAGCGACACCAAGCCGAAAGAACAATTCGTTCATGGCGTGTTTGAAAGTATAGCAGGTAAATACGATTTGATGAACGATATACTGAGCTTTCGCAGACATAAGGCTTGGCGGAAATTTACGATGAAAAAAATGAACATGCATCGCGGCGATACGGCAATCGATCTCTGCTGTGGCACATGTGACTGGACGCTTGCGATGGCGCGTGCAAGTGAAAGTGGTCACATCGTAGGACTGGATTTTAGTCAGAACATGCTCAATGTTGGCGAGCGTAAGATTACATCAGAATCCCGTGAAAAGCAAATTAAGCTTGTTCAGGGCAACGCGATGGAACTACCTTTTGAAGATAATTCATTTGATTATGCGACAATTGGTTTCGGTCTGCGCAACGTGCCTGACCTGCGCCAAGTGTTACAGGAGATGCAACGAGTCGTCAAACCTGGCGGGCAGGTCGTATGTCTGGAATTGTCCAAACCTACTTGGCAGCCGTTCAAGGGGATTTACTACACATATTTTCAACACATCTTGCCCATGCTCGGCAAATTGTTCGCCAAACGTTATGAGCAGTATAAATGGCTCCCTGATTCGTTGGCGCTTTTTCCAGGAAGGGATGAGTTGGCTGGCATCTTCCGTGAAGTCGGATTGAAGGATGTCCAGGCTCATTCTCTCACCGGAGGCATTGCGGCATTGCACATTGGAATCAAGGAGAGTCAGCATGTTTAA
- a CDS encoding heptaprenyl diphosphate synthase component 1 — MKPYRVPQLARKYVEYDMIQQHTEMPAFPDSRTRLMFVFLNRNAQELHASEDELYALVTSLVQMGLDTHDMIDTLSGIRSPEEMRSRQLKVLAGDYFSSRFYQLLALAGRITAISKLSDAVCEVNAGKMSLYWGMKQFRLDATQYLTQMVRFKKELFLSFTSLVAEQDQEIWKQLLNKFALCDTLMEEWGKRTEPDKSRFGYMFWHIYGNGDRNEQALLSDSGTDTEAWRKLVLKYKAEDAILDKLRTAVTHIRQILSDDQNTGIEEFERMLEPFLKLLNSPHPVVREG; from the coding sequence ATGAAACCGTATCGCGTACCCCAATTAGCAAGGAAATATGTGGAATACGACATGATTCAACAACATACGGAAATGCCGGCTTTTCCTGACAGCCGTACCCGTTTGATGTTTGTGTTTTTGAACCGGAATGCGCAGGAGCTGCATGCCAGTGAGGACGAACTGTACGCATTGGTAACCTCACTTGTGCAGATGGGGCTGGATACGCATGATATGATTGATACTTTATCCGGTATACGGAGCCCGGAGGAGATGCGTTCCAGGCAGCTGAAAGTGTTAGCAGGGGACTATTTTAGCAGTCGTTTTTATCAGCTGCTTGCACTGGCAGGCCGCATCACGGCCATTTCGAAGCTGAGTGATGCTGTATGTGAAGTGAACGCAGGGAAAATGAGTCTGTACTGGGGAATGAAGCAATTCCGATTGGATGCAACTCAGTATTTAACTCAGATGGTTCGTTTCAAAAAGGAGCTTTTTTTATCATTCACTTCACTTGTAGCAGAACAGGATCAGGAAATTTGGAAGCAGCTTCTCAACAAATTTGCCCTCTGTGATACCTTGATGGAGGAATGGGGGAAGCGGACAGAACCGGACAAGTCCCGTTTCGGATATATGTTCTGGCATATTTATGGTAACGGGGACCGGAACGAGCAGGCATTGCTTTCAGATAGTGGTACTGACACTGAAGCATGGCGTAAGCTGGTTCTGAAATACAAAGCCGAGGATGCGATACTGGACAAGCTTCGCACGGCAGTTACACACATCCGACAGATCCTGTCAGATGATCAAAATACGGGGATCGAGGAATTTGAACGCATGCTTGAGCCTTTCCTGAAGCTGCTAAATAGTCCGCACCCAGTTGTGAGGGAAGGTTAG
- the mtrB gene encoding trp RNA-binding attenuation protein MtrB, with amino-acid sequence MEDNVTGSSEYVVIKAKSNGCQVFGLTRGQDTRLHHSEKLDKGEVLIVQFTDHTSAIKIRGKAVVMTKHGVVDTED; translated from the coding sequence ATGGAAGATAACGTGACGGGTAGCAGTGAGTACGTCGTAATTAAAGCGAAAAGCAACGGATGTCAGGTTTTTGGTCTGACTAGAGGTCAGGATACACGCTTGCATCATTCAGAAAAATTGGACAAGGGCGAGGTACTGATCGTCCAATTTACGGATCATACTTCTGCTATTAAAATTCGCGGCAAAGCCGTTGTGATGACCAAGCACGGGGTAGTAGATACGGAGGATTAA
- a CDS encoding HU family DNA-binding protein, which yields MNKTDLINQVSESTELSKKDVTKAIDAVFEAISGALQSGDKVQLVGFGNFEVRERSARKGRNPQTGEEIEIPASKIPAFKPGKALKDGIK from the coding sequence ATGAATAAAACGGATTTGATCAATCAGGTTTCTGAAAGCACTGAATTGTCCAAAAAGGACGTAACCAAAGCAATCGATGCAGTATTTGAGGCGATCTCTGGAGCGCTGCAAAGCGGAGATAAAGTACAACTGGTAGGTTTTGGGAACTTTGAGGTTCGTGAACGTTCCGCACGTAAAGGACGTAACCCGCAAACAGGAGAAGAAATCGAAATCCCTGCGAGCAAAATTCCGGCATTTAAACCGGGTAAAGCGCTCAAAGACGGAATTAAATAA
- a CDS encoding ABC transporter permease, with product MKEKWLNVSFRYGAVVVIIGVLAFFSSTLPYFWTYDNLMDIIGSIAIVTFVAIGVTLSLIVDGFDLSVGATVSLTTVVSASLMVWYEQPVAVVIIVSLIVGALVGLLNSLLIIKLRIPDLLATLAIMYIVSGIHKTYAQGYTIYNHMQFPDGSKAPGEISPAFLLLGQGKWLGIPISVILLLLAVAAVHVFLTYTKHGRQMYVTGGNEEAARLSGIRVKKVRTLAYVASGVFAAIAGILYASRVGSGQIDAGSPLLMEAVAAVFVGFSVFGAGKPNVIGTFIGAVLIGVLVNGLTMMNVQYFAHDIVKGVVLVLALAVTFYVLNRRRT from the coding sequence ATGAAGGAAAAATGGTTAAACGTCTCATTTCGTTACGGTGCCGTAGTTGTCATTATAGGTGTATTGGCGTTTTTTTCATCTACATTACCTTATTTCTGGACTTATGATAATTTAATGGATATTATAGGATCTATTGCCATTGTGACTTTCGTTGCCATTGGTGTGACGTTGTCCCTTATCGTGGACGGTTTTGACCTGTCGGTGGGAGCTACAGTATCTTTGACAACGGTCGTTTCAGCTTCTTTGATGGTCTGGTATGAGCAGCCTGTTGCGGTGGTCATTATTGTGTCTCTGATTGTCGGCGCTTTGGTAGGACTGTTAAATTCATTATTGATCATTAAATTGCGTATTCCTGATTTGCTTGCAACCCTTGCAATCATGTATATTGTAAGCGGGATTCACAAAACGTACGCTCAGGGCTATACCATATACAATCATATGCAGTTTCCCGATGGCAGCAAGGCGCCGGGGGAGATATCTCCTGCATTTCTTTTGCTGGGGCAAGGTAAATGGTTGGGTATCCCGATTTCGGTTATTTTACTGTTACTGGCTGTGGCGGCGGTGCATGTTTTCTTGACCTATACAAAGCATGGGCGTCAAATGTATGTAACGGGTGGAAATGAGGAAGCTGCTCGTCTGTCGGGCATACGGGTAAAAAAAGTCCGTACTCTGGCCTATGTTGCTTCAGGCGTATTTGCGGCGATTGCCGGAATTTTGTATGCCTCGCGAGTAGGCTCAGGCCAAATTGACGCAGGTTCCCCTTTGCTCATGGAGGCGGTAGCTGCAGTATTCGTCGGTTTTTCGGTCTTTGGTGCTGGTAAACCCAATGTCATTGGTACATTTATTGGTGCGGTATTGATCGGTGTGTTGGTTAATGGACTAACGATGATGAATGTGCAATATTTTGCCCATGATATTGTCAAAGGAGTAGTGCTGGTACTTGCGCTGGCCGTTACTTTTTACGTGTTAAACCGTCGTCGTACTTGA
- a CDS encoding sugar ABC transporter ATP-binding protein, whose amino-acid sequence MSSQVYTLEMKKISKQFAGVDALRAVDFTVQGGEIHALLGANGAGKSTLMKILSGAYRSDQGVIVVGGKELNISSPWEAKRAGIHCVYQEVDSALVPQLTVAENIVMDDLSAPDGRWWAAPGAMRRRAREALARLEVDIDVRRYVSELTLAEKQLVLIARILTQQANTIIFDEPTAPLSEEETRRLFRTIHTLKDEGVACILITHRLPEVIEHSDRVTVMRDGERVFTGPASDLSVGDIVTHMLGKTFEEEFPKTEVPIGETILEAKGLHKGLRVHGVDLQARRGEILSIVGLVGAGKTELSRLLTGADKPDKGELTFKGRSIRLREPADAVAQGIVSIPEERRKQGVLIEESVERNLSLPLLGKLSVLGFISRRKERNNGNGIVASLGIKTPSLRQNVKYLSGGNQQKVAIGKWLHSGADVFVFDEPTKGVDIGAKSDIFRIIGQLAEQGKAIIYLTCEFAEGIGIGDRIAVMYDGKIIKEFARGEVEQEQLLLYASGGEEVHS is encoded by the coding sequence ATGAGTTCACAAGTATATACATTGGAGATGAAGAAAATCAGCAAACAGTTTGCTGGTGTAGATGCGTTGCGAGCCGTGGATTTTACGGTGCAGGGTGGCGAAATTCACGCTCTGCTGGGCGCCAACGGGGCAGGGAAAAGCACATTGATGAAGATTTTGTCCGGTGCGTATCGTTCCGATCAAGGAGTTATCGTAGTTGGTGGCAAGGAACTAAACATTAGTTCACCGTGGGAGGCCAAAAGGGCGGGAATCCACTGTGTGTATCAGGAGGTTGATTCAGCGCTTGTGCCTCAGTTAACCGTCGCTGAAAACATTGTAATGGACGATTTGTCTGCACCTGATGGTCGATGGTGGGCTGCGCCGGGGGCTATGCGCAGACGAGCGCGTGAGGCATTAGCACGTCTAGAGGTAGATATTGACGTTCGACGATATGTGTCTGAACTGACATTGGCAGAAAAACAACTTGTACTTATCGCACGTATTCTGACACAGCAAGCCAATACCATCATTTTTGATGAGCCTACGGCGCCGCTCAGCGAGGAAGAAACGCGACGTTTGTTCCGTACAATCCATACACTCAAGGATGAGGGAGTTGCATGTATTCTCATCACACACCGATTGCCGGAGGTTATCGAACACAGTGACCGTGTTACGGTGATGCGTGATGGCGAGCGCGTGTTCACGGGACCTGCCTCTGATTTAAGTGTAGGCGACATCGTTACGCATATGCTTGGGAAAACATTTGAAGAGGAATTCCCAAAAACAGAGGTACCGATTGGTGAGACGATATTGGAAGCAAAAGGGCTTCACAAAGGATTACGAGTGCACGGCGTTGATTTACAGGCCCGACGTGGTGAAATTCTCTCTATTGTGGGTCTGGTTGGTGCAGGCAAGACGGAGCTGTCACGACTTCTTACAGGAGCAGACAAGCCGGATAAGGGAGAGCTGACCTTTAAGGGTCGCTCCATTCGATTGAGAGAGCCAGCGGACGCGGTAGCTCAAGGAATTGTGTCCATACCCGAGGAGCGGCGTAAGCAGGGGGTGCTAATTGAGGAGAGTGTAGAAAGAAACCTCAGCCTTCCGCTATTGGGGAAGCTGAGTGTCCTTGGTTTCATCAGTCGGCGTAAAGAACGAAATAACGGTAATGGGATTGTTGCCTCTCTCGGTATTAAGACGCCATCGCTCCGTCAGAATGTTAAATATTTGAGTGGCGGGAATCAGCAAAAAGTTGCGATTGGGAAATGGCTGCATTCGGGAGCGGATGTATTTGTTTTTGACGAGCCAACCAAGGGTGTGGATATAGGGGCAAAAAGTGATATTTTCCGTATCATTGGCCAGTTGGCGGAGCAAGGAAAAGCAATCATCTATCTAACCTGTGAATTTGCTGAAGGGATTGGCATTGGTGATCGGATTGCAGTGATGTATGATGGCAAAATTATAAAGGAATTTGCGCGGGGCGAAGTGGAACAGGAACAGCTTCTGTTGTATGCCAGCGGCGGTGAAGAGGTGCATTCATGA
- a CDS encoding sugar ABC transporter substrate-binding protein, whose product MNIQKELQRNKKLGLGAIMLLVLVLLVTACGVPKTESGTQGTSTAGSNTTNGKTDNLNLKGKRVALIMEFNTGTFSQQYVQGVEEEVKKFGGTLTKFVADNDKAKMASLLDSAINQQFDVILTDHGDALLETGLKKAISRNIPVIVFDAAVNVPGALVLSQDDQSMAELTLEQMKKDIGGKGNIVKVWVAGFAPMERRQVAYDAFLKSNPDIKEIATFGSAQNPALDTQAKMEAVLKQYPKGEITAVWAAWDEFAKGAARAIQQAGRTEIKVYGIDMSDEDLQMIQDPKNPWVASAAVDPTDIGRVQVRYAYQKLHGDNPEEKVVLKAVYVQREVLPDKQISTSELSQYVEGWGQSEQGYKDWMKEYETSK is encoded by the coding sequence ATGAATATCCAAAAAGAGCTCCAAAGAAACAAAAAGCTAGGGCTAGGGGCTATCATGCTACTGGTGCTGGTTTTGCTGGTCACTGCATGCGGCGTGCCGAAAACAGAGAGCGGCACTCAAGGGACAAGCACTGCGGGATCGAATACAACAAACGGAAAAACGGACAATTTAAATCTAAAGGGTAAACGGGTTGCGTTGATCATGGAGTTTAACACGGGCACATTTTCGCAACAGTATGTTCAAGGCGTGGAAGAGGAAGTTAAGAAATTTGGCGGTACGCTGACTAAGTTTGTGGCAGATAACGATAAGGCTAAAATGGCTTCTCTGCTTGATAGTGCGATTAACCAGCAGTTTGATGTCATTTTGACTGATCACGGTGATGCATTGCTGGAGACAGGGCTGAAAAAAGCAATTTCCCGCAATATTCCGGTTATCGTGTTCGATGCTGCCGTCAATGTTCCGGGTGCCCTAGTGCTCTCACAGGATGACCAAAGCATGGCTGAGTTGACGCTGGAGCAAATGAAAAAGGATATCGGCGGCAAAGGTAACATTGTGAAAGTATGGGTTGCTGGATTTGCACCGATGGAACGTCGTCAGGTTGCTTATGATGCATTTTTGAAATCCAATCCGGATATTAAAGAAATCGCGACTTTTGGTTCGGCTCAGAATCCTGCATTAGATACGCAAGCCAAAATGGAAGCTGTATTAAAGCAATATCCTAAGGGCGAAATTACAGCCGTCTGGGCGGCTTGGGATGAATTTGCCAAAGGCGCAGCCCGTGCGATCCAACAAGCGGGACGTACGGAAATTAAGGTCTACGGCATTGACATGAGCGACGAGGACTTGCAAATGATCCAGGACCCGAAAAATCCTTGGGTGGCCTCGGCAGCCGTTGATCCAACAGATATCGGGCGCGTACAAGTGCGCTATGCATATCAGAAGCTGCATGGGGATAATCCGGAGGAGAAAGTCGTATTGAAGGCTGTATATGTGCAACGCGAAGTGCTGCCAGATAAGCAAATTTCCACATCCGAGCTGTCCCAATATGTGGAGGGATGGGGTCAAAGTGAGCAGGGATATAAGGATTGGATGAAGGAATATGAAACGTCCAAATAA
- a CDS encoding zinc-binding dehydrogenase: MVRAIVTDPFASGYFAIKEVAAPQAQPWEAIVQVQAFSLNRGEVVDARNNGGQIRPGWDFSGIVVEQAKDGTGPKQGSRVVGLLLMGAWAEQVAAPTSLLAEFPDDITFAQAATLPVAGLSALYTLRKGGMLLGKRMLITGSTGGVGIFAHQLAAQSGAFTVGVARTTEKALLVQEAGANEVIVGDTAIPSVDAFGPYHLIIDSVGGDTLAALLTQLVPDGICVSMGHSSSPYATINIRGLGGRTLYSFFLGEEINRYSPAEDLKLLGEFVSKGQLVPRIEVETSWKEIGTIAQQLIDRRFSGKAVLQIN, from the coding sequence ATGGTTCGTGCAATTGTAACAGATCCGTTTGCTTCAGGATATTTTGCGATAAAGGAAGTTGCCGCCCCACAGGCCCAGCCTTGGGAAGCGATCGTTCAAGTACAAGCCTTCTCTCTTAATCGGGGTGAAGTTGTAGATGCAAGAAATAATGGAGGACAGATCAGACCAGGCTGGGATTTTTCTGGGATCGTCGTTGAGCAGGCTAAAGATGGCACGGGTCCGAAACAGGGAAGCCGTGTCGTAGGCCTTCTCTTGATGGGAGCATGGGCCGAACAGGTTGCTGCTCCTACTTCATTACTGGCTGAATTTCCCGATGATATTACCTTTGCCCAGGCGGCTACTTTACCAGTAGCTGGTCTGTCAGCGCTCTATACGCTTAGAAAAGGAGGAATGCTGCTCGGTAAGCGAATGTTGATTACTGGCTCGACTGGCGGAGTTGGAATTTTTGCACATCAGCTAGCCGCGCAATCTGGAGCTTTTACAGTAGGTGTTGCCAGAACAACGGAAAAAGCCTTACTTGTTCAAGAGGCTGGTGCTAATGAGGTTATTGTTGGAGATACCGCGATTCCATCGGTTGATGCATTTGGACCTTATCATCTAATTATAGATTCAGTAGGTGGTGATACGCTAGCTGCCTTACTGACTCAGCTTGTGCCAGACGGAATATGTGTATCCATGGGACATTCGTCCTCACCTTACGCAACGATTAATATCAGGGGCTTAGGTGGTAGAACCTTGTATAGCTTCTTTTTAGGAGAGGAGATAAATCGCTATTCGCCGGCGGAAGATCTGAAATTATTAGGTGAATTTGTTTCCAAAGGCCAGTTAGTACCAAGGATCGAAGTGGAGACATCCTGGAAGGAAATTGGAACTATTGCCCAACAACTGATAGATCGGAGGTTCTCCGGTAAAGCAGTGCTCCAAATAAATTAG
- the spoIVA gene encoding stage IV sporulation protein A, whose protein sequence is MEKVDIFKDIAERTGGDIYLGVVGAVRTGKSTFIKRFMETIVLPNITSEADRARAVDELPQSAAGKTIMTTEPKFVPNNAVQIKVTEGLDVNVRLVDCVGYAVEGAKGYEDENGPRMISTPWFEEPIPFQEAAEIGTRKVIQEHSTLGVVVTTDGTIAEIPRSSYVESEERVIEELKEVGKPFVLVINSTHPRSDETLQLRSELAAKYDIPVMTLSAATMTEDDVTGVLREVLYEFPVHEVNVNLPSWVMVLNEEHWLRSNYENSVRDTVKDIRRLRDVDRVVGQFMEYEFIDRAGLSGMNMGQGVAEIDLYAPDELYDQILVEVVGVEIRGKDHLLQMMQDFAHAKREYDRFAEALEMVKTTGYGIAAPSLSEMALDDPQLIRQGTRFGVRLKATAPSIHMIRVDVESEFAPIIGTEKQSEELMRYLMQDFENDPIKIWESDIFGRSLHSIVREGIQGKIAMMPDNARYKLQETLGRIINEGSGGLIAIIL, encoded by the coding sequence TTGGAGAAAGTGGACATTTTTAAAGACATTGCCGAACGCACCGGAGGAGACATTTATCTTGGGGTCGTTGGCGCAGTCCGAACAGGAAAATCAACGTTTATCAAGCGGTTTATGGAGACGATTGTTCTGCCAAACATTACAAGTGAGGCGGACCGTGCCCGCGCCGTAGACGAGTTGCCGCAAAGTGCGGCAGGCAAGACGATCATGACGACGGAGCCTAAATTCGTACCGAATAATGCCGTCCAGATCAAAGTAACGGAAGGACTGGATGTGAATGTACGTCTGGTTGACTGTGTAGGATATGCAGTAGAAGGAGCAAAAGGTTACGAGGATGAAAATGGTCCGAGGATGATCTCCACACCATGGTTCGAAGAACCTATTCCTTTTCAGGAAGCGGCAGAAATTGGTACACGCAAGGTTATTCAGGAGCATTCGACGCTCGGTGTGGTAGTCACTACAGACGGCACGATTGCGGAAATCCCGCGCAGCTCTTATGTAGAGTCGGAGGAACGCGTCATTGAGGAGTTGAAGGAAGTTGGCAAACCATTTGTTTTGGTTATCAACTCCACGCATCCGCGCAGTGATGAAACACTCCAGCTTCGCAGTGAGCTGGCTGCCAAGTATGATATACCCGTCATGACACTCAGCGCGGCGACTATGACGGAAGATGATGTTACAGGCGTACTTCGTGAAGTATTGTATGAATTTCCGGTGCATGAGGTGAATGTAAACCTGCCGAGCTGGGTCATGGTACTGAACGAAGAGCACTGGCTGCGTAGCAATTATGAAAATTCCGTTCGCGATACGGTTAAAGATATTCGACGCCTACGTGATGTAGATCGAGTGGTTGGCCAGTTTATGGAATATGAATTCATCGACAGGGCCGGGTTGAGCGGGATGAATATGGGGCAGGGCGTAGCTGAAATTGATCTGTATGCTCCCGATGAGCTGTACGACCAGATTTTGGTCGAAGTCGTCGGGGTAGAGATTCGCGGCAAGGATCATTTGCTACAAATGATGCAGGATTTTGCCCATGCCAAACGGGAGTACGACCGCTTCGCTGAGGCGCTGGAAATGGTCAAGACAACGGGATATGGTATTGCCGCGCCGTCGTTGTCCGAGATGGCACTAGACGATCCACAGTTGATTCGTCAGGGTACAAGGTTTGGTGTGCGGCTCAAGGCAACAGCACCTTCCATACACATGATTCGTGTCGATGTGGAATCGGAATTTGCTCCGATTATCGGAACAGAGAAGCAAAGTGAGGAGCTTATGCGCTATCTGATGCAGGATTTTGAGAATGACCCAATCAAAATTTGGGAGTCAGACATTTTCGGACGTTCGCTGCATTCTATTGTACGGGAAGGCATTCAGGGTAAAATCGCCATGATGCCGGACAATGCACGCTATAAGCTGCAGGAAACGCTGGGTCGTATCATTAATGAAGGCTCCGGCGGTCTCATTGCTATTATTCTTTAA
- a CDS encoding 2Fe-2S iron-sulfur cluster-binding protein, producing the protein MNVQITFKPSGRRVQVGQGTSLLQAARKAGVYIPTRCDGKAACLMCKVQISPEWAEFAGQPSDAEQRKLGPLLDEGIRLSCQARVQGDMEVTIPEDKLKAAIRRQLERQAMDDELW; encoded by the coding sequence ATGAATGTGCAGATTACGTTCAAGCCGTCAGGCAGGCGCGTACAGGTCGGTCAGGGTACGTCATTGCTTCAGGCTGCTCGTAAAGCGGGTGTATATATTCCCACTCGTTGTGACGGAAAAGCAGCCTGTCTGATGTGTAAGGTACAAATATCTCCAGAATGGGCTGAATTCGCAGGTCAACCCAGCGATGCAGAGCAGCGGAAGCTGGGACCTTTACTGGATGAAGGAATACGCTTATCCTGCCAGGCCCGTGTCCAAGGCGATATGGAGGTAACCATACCGGAGGATAAGCTCAAGGCGGCTATCAGGCGGCAACTGGAGCGTCAGGCGATGGATGATGAACTGTGGTAA
- a CDS encoding stage VI sporulation protein F yields MNKNFPKDALKAINKKGGKNISENAVKKLAGTVKADTLQSEAQLRQLIKQVSAMANIPVSEDTVRDIVGAVKKSGMNPSNMEALMKMMMKK; encoded by the coding sequence GTGAATAAAAACTTTCCGAAAGATGCATTGAAGGCCATTAACAAAAAAGGCGGCAAAAACATATCCGAAAATGCAGTGAAAAAGCTGGCAGGCACGGTAAAGGCGGACACGCTTCAAAGCGAAGCGCAACTGCGTCAGCTTATCAAGCAGGTGTCTGCGATGGCCAACATTCCGGTGTCGGAAGATACAGTAAGGGATATTGTTGGTGCCGTCAAAAAGAGCGGAATGAATCCTTCCAATATGGAAGCGTTGATGAAAATGATGATGAAAAAATAG